The region CAGGcccgcctcccccaggcccttTTGTTCCAGATGCCGATGGAAGGCGAAGGCGCTGCAGCCCGCGGGGGCCTTGGCGGAGGCCGGCAGCAGGGCCGCGGGGGGCACGGGGCCCCGGGCCACCACGGGCATTTGGTAGAACTGCTGTCGGTGCGAGGCGCCCGCCTCGGGATGGGGATGGAAGCCGCCGTTCTTGTCCGCGTGGAACAGGCTCTGCTGGAAGCTGCAGGCGGGCAGCAGCCGCTTCTGCTGCTTGACGTCGGGGCCGGGGGCCGCCCTGGCCGGCGGGGCCTGCTTGCCCAGCCACTCCTGCGGGAAGGGCTGCCCGGGGCCCAGCGGGGCCAGGCCGGGGCCCAGGACGCAGGGCAGGGCCTTGACCTCCGGCTCCACCAGCAACCTCCCTGGCTCGCATTTGACGTGAGCGTGCTCCCCCGCCGTCCTGGCCGCTCTCTTTTTGGGGTGGTTCTCCCGCTTTCGCATGTGGAGCGGCGCGAGGGTCCCCGCCAGGTAGCCCTTCCCGTCGGGGTTCGGGGAGCTGGAGGGCATTTCCAGGACGCTCCTCTCCGCGGCGGCTTTCCCCGCTGAGGTAGGTTGAAGGGGCGCCGGGAGCCGGTTGATTTCCAGCTTGGCTCCCAGCCGGGGCTGCGGCAGCACTTTCTCCAGAGGCAGGTTGCCCTGCAGGAGCTGGGTCACCAGTGGGTTGTTCGCCTCCACGGACGACAGACGGCAGCTCGAGCTGCCTGCGTTGGGCGCTCTTTTCAGGGTGTCCGCAGCCAAGGACACCGCCTCGTCCCCGGGGCCCGAGGTGGGGGCCTTCCTGTTCTGCGTCTGCTGCACCCCCGGGGCTGCCTCCGTGGCCGGAGGGGGCCGCTCGGGGCCGGGGAGGTCCCCAGTGTCCGCTCGGAAGCCCCTGTCCGCTCTGTCCACTGCCTGGGGCTCGGGCTTCGGGGGGAGAGGGACCCCCGGCAGGAGGCTCCTGGGGTGGAGCTCCGCCACGTGCGAGTAGCCGGCGCGCTCGGCTTTGACGGCCTTGGCACAGCCCAGCTCTGGACGCTCCTTCTGTCTGCTCGGCCCTGAGTGGCTGCCCGGCGGCCCGGTGCTCCTCACGGCCTCCTCCTTCCAGCTCAGCCGGCCGCCTGCGGTGTACGGGCCGCCGCTGGTTGTGTCGGCTTCACTTTTGAAAGTGGCCGGGCCACGGGCCTGCTCAGCAAAGCTGTTGCCAGGCGCCGTTGGCTCGTGTCGTTTCTCGGGAAGGACCAGGGGCGCCTCCCGGAGGCCTGAGCAGGGGGCCTGCATCGGTTTGCTGTCTGGTTTGGCTGCAGCCCCGGCGATGACACTGGGCCCGGGATCGATGCTTTCGGTGGCGGCCGGCTCTGGCCTGCTGATCACGGACACCTGGGGGCAGGCCACGGGCTGTAGGGCCACCTCTGTCCTCCCCGACCTGCCCTGGGTGTCCGCACCCGCCTCTGCactggccacggccacggccaggGACACTGCGGAGGCCAGGGTGGCGCTGTGATCCACGATGACCTTGCAGGGGATCGACCTGTTGATGGCTGCCGTGGCGAAGGCCGCCGGGTGCTGGGCTTTCCCACAGTTCTCTGCCCTGTTCCGAGGCCCTGAAGTTTTGTCCACGCTCTCGGCACTGAACTTGGGGGCACAGTCGTAAGAGCTGATGGTCAACATGCCTCCGGTAAACACGGCGATGGACGGGCGGGCCACCAGAGGGTCCGTGACGGCTCCCGCGTCCCTGCAGCCGAGGGCCGCTCGCCCTGGGGTCCCCGTGGGCACGGCCTGCTCGTCACCCCCCGGCACGGCTCTCTTCTCGGGAGGGAACCTGGTGCTCATTCCCGGTGAGGCAACCAGGACAGAGGTCGTGGCGAGGTGGTTTGGCAAGTTCTTTGCGATGGAGAGGGTTGGCACAGAGGCAAACTGCCCGGAGACCACGCCGCCCGCACCACCGCTGGACGTGAGCGCCTGCGTGTCATCCACGGAGCCCACGGTGCTGGCGCCCttgggggcggcggggaggggcgtGCTCTCGGCGCATTTTGGTACAACGGCTATGCACGGGGCATCCGCGCCCTGGATGGTGGTGAGCACGCTTAGACTGCAGGCAGAAATGGTGGTGTTTGCACTATCGACAGACACGAGGACGGAGGGCTGATCGACGGGACTCACAAAGGGATGCTCTTTCATCGCTCCCGACACAGCCGCGCTGCAGGCTGACACGGGGACCGCACCTGCACTGAACAGCATGGGCACATCGCTCTTTTCCGAAGAGGTAGAGGAAACCGGTTTCTCAGACACACGGGACCCGGGTACACGTTCCTCAGGACCATGCACGGCTGCGTCCGTGGCCGCATCTGGGGGTTTGGTGGGCGGGAGAGGcggctggagggcaggggtggCCTCCCGGAGGGGCGGGGGCTTGCTGCTGGGTGACCTGCAGTTGGGATTGGCCATGATGACGCCGGTTGAACCTTCGGGTTTGGCCTCGGGGGCGGGAGGGACCTCTAAGCTCGAGGGGCCTTCCTTGCAGCCAAGTGGAGGCAGCCGGGGCTCTTTGGCGCTCTGGAAGAGGTGCGCTCGGGCCTGGTGCTTTGCGAAGAGCTTCGCCTTCGTCTGCTCCTTGATGTGCGCCAGGGTTCTGGCTTTGCCACCCTCTCCCGGGCCGCCCATGGCCCCCGAGACGATGCTCGCCGCGGCAGCTACCGCGGCAGCCGCCGCTGCCTCTCGCTGAGCCCTTGCCTGCTGGGCCCGGGCCTTGATATCCGCCAGGGTCCTGGCCCCCGTGTTCCGGCCTCCACCCACGGATGTGCTGGGGGAGGCTCGAGGCTCTGGCTTGGAGACTGGCTGGCTCTTGATGATGAAAGGCGGCCCGATCTTGGAAAGCTGGATCTACAAGGAGGGAGAGTGGAAAGATAATGTTGGTCCGTGGTCACAGAGGAGACGCATGGCACATAACAGCAGCTGCATTTTCTCATAATGTGGCAGGAGCTACCCCTAAATCCCCGGTGGGCCTTTAGGGTACAAAGGGACATGACATGCAGCATGGATGtgagaattaaacattttaatctcTGCTTTTACGCTATGAAAACAGCAACCTGGTGACTTCATTTGCAATGGAAATGAAGCACCTTCTTAATGCCTCATATAGATGGAAACCAAGTCCAGGCCTGTTAAAACGAGGTTAGCTAAAAGACAGTGAGGTTAGCTAATAGAGATATTTAGCTTTTAAATAATCTTCCTTGCTGGCATGAAAATCTGGGACCCTAACTCTACTTGAGTTTATCTGTCTTAATTACATACACACACCTCTAGCCGGGGGTCAGGAGACGAATTCTCATCCTGACTTTATTCAGAGGAACGTTGTGATGCTACACAAATCACTGTGTCCTCCAGTGTCTTCAATACCCTCCCTGAGCCAGAGACCCTAGTTGTGTATCCTTGTTTTTATGCATCCTTGTATCGCCGTGCCTGCTGCCTTATACATATGTAATAAGCACCCACAAAAAGTCTGTGAACTCAGATGTAAAGTGAGACTAGTTACTTCCGGTCCAGTTCCTTCAAAGGACTGTTAGAAAGATGGAACTCTGGTTTTCCGCCCCTAAAAGGAAGTATGAGTCAGGCAGTTTCTTTTCATCCTGGTAATCTATAGTTTGCTGAATTTTGTCAATGTCCCAACCCACACTGTTCACCTACTCATGCTAATGAAGAGACACAGTCATGGCCAATCAGGAGGCACAAGACCTAACAACCCACACACCATAGCAATGCCTGCGATTCTCTAGTCGCAAAGAATATCCTTAGATCAGAGCCTGGTAGAGCTAGAAGGGACCTAGCTAAGGTCTCATTTTACTCTGGAAAAATCTGGAGGTAATGCAGATCGCCATGCCGTTGGGCCATCTAGCACTGAGCCTCAGGGAGAGCCTTGGGGCTCCCCATTAAGAGCCGTTGACATGCCCTGTGTGTCCTCTTCCCCCttctatccccctccccccacagaaaAAGCTTTCATAGAAAACATCTCTCTTCTTAACTGTATATTCACATTATAAACACCTGACACATACTAGTACTGCAGGATCATGTCACTTTGGAATTAGGCTGTGGAAGGCTGGCAGATGGAATTACCTTCCCGAGCTACCTCATTTCTCATTTTCAAACGTGTGATGTCTCTCTTCTGATTCAAACGCTCCAAAGTGAAGGTGAATTCAGAGAGGGGATTCAATGTTTCCTTTTCAAGATTTCCCTTAGTTTAAGAAACttggaacattaaaaaaattaagcctaATTAAGTCTTAAGACCTCAAGATCAAACAAACACCAAGTACACTTGTAGtatctacctatttatctatCTTTACATAAAGTGTGTATCACTTTGAAAATAAGCTtttggcaaaagaaaagaatacgTTTAAGAAGATTTCTAATGAAAAGCATGCTAGTGTTTTTCTTTCCATGGCTTCATAAATTAAAACACATAGCCGTGTTTTATATTCATCTTTTACATCTCCAGAATCTCATTTACTAGGGACTGCTTTATTAAACAATAACTACAGCCACACTCTTAAAAGCCAACCCGATGGAGATCATGAGTCACATATAAAAAGGTGGCAGAGCACAGCAAAtaaaaagagattaagaaaagcaAAGCTTGAGTGTGTTTATGATTCCAGACCAATCCTACGTGGAATAATCCATTTTATTGTGGAGCAATATAAATGGACTCAGATAAAAGCATGGCATAAGTTTAAATTACAGtgggtagaattttttttttttttattaaacagaCTTTCTTTGAATTACACTTAATTTTCAGATTATCAGGAAGAGCCAATTTATATAAAAGGTTTGTTTTCCAAGAGTTAAAATCTACTGGgatcaaaagaaaatatttacatagaAATGTTTGTCCACAGGCTTTATGTTTTGTGTGAAGTTAAATACCTCGTTCACTAGctcagaaggagaaaaaaaaaaagggtttgtATGCCTATATATCCACAGCATTTCCCTTCAGGGTTCACAAAGcaatttcattgatttgttgAAGGAAATTTAATGAGGCTCTTCCAGAAGCCAGGTCCCTCTCTGCTAGGCAATGGTGGTGTTCAATGTTTGTTGGAAAATGAATGAAGGGATAACAAGTACCTTCATCTCTTTAGTGCATGCCTCGAATCCCAGACTTCTTTCTCTAGTTCTTCTGAACTTTTAAAGGCCAAGGAATTAGCTTTCAAGTTTCCCCAAGTTCATTTAGTGCAATGCTCTGTCCTACACCCTGGAGTCCCCAAAAGACCCTGCATCTCACTGGCCTGTGGTCAAGTCCAGGCCCTGTTCTGCCTCCCCACTTCGTTTCCCTTAAATGCTGAGGTCAAAGTACATACATGCATCTAACTTCTATTAGCTCAACGCACAGTCTTAAAAAGGATCCCTTAATATTAGACTGGTGCCGGGAGTGTTCGATTATCGACTGCTACATAAAAACCCAGAGGGAGCAAGATCTcatttatttctggaaaattCAGTCTCTAAGTCGGGAGAGCCTATGCATGGAAGTGCCGTTTTCCCCTTTTCTCCATTCTTATAAAACTCTGTACCTTGAGAGGAGGGACTCTGGGTTCCTCTCGTggaggctgctgctccttctcaGCGGGGCTGCCAGATGCCGCGTTCCGGGTGGGCGGCTCATCCTCGATCCTCGCCCTCTTCTCCTTGCAGATGCCAAAGCTGTGCTGCTCTGCGGTCTTCCTCTTCGCGATCTCGGATTCTCTGCTTTCGTTCCTTCCGCCGTCAGGTGACTTGGAGGGCTCTGACAGCTTGGAAGGATACGGGGTCTCCAACCGGTTCTGCGAGCTTCCTTGCTTATGTGTTTTACTCCTGGAGCCTTCTGGAAATGAAGCCTTCTCTCCCAGGGAGACAGACTGCTGGTCCTGTGACTGGGCTGCGGGAAGCTCCGTTCCTTTACTCTCCGTCTCCTCCGAAAAGACAGGCGGTTCCAGCGGTGAAGACGcccctttcttttctgttctcGGCAGCACATGAGGATTTTTCCCTTTGGTGATTTCTGCAGAAGGAAGTTCTGGAATCGGGGCGGGATAGGGCTTCTCTGTGTCACCATGTGACTGACACGGCTGCTGAGCCGGGGGCTGGCCGGGGAGTTCTGTGGACGGAAACGCTTCGGGAGCCATGGGAGAAGGGCCCGGGAGGATGGGCTCCGGAGTGCTGGACCGAGTCTTCTGCTGAGAGAGAAGGCCCTCTCCCAGGGgctgggccggggcggggccttcGTCCTTCTGCGGAGAGAGCGGCTCTTCAGACCCGGACGGGGACTTTCTTGGTTGATGCGTCGCTCTTTCATTCAGGGAGGAGCTGGAAGCTGGAGATGTTTCTGGAGGGAGTGGCACGCTGGATGCGAAAGTGGTCTCGGCCGTGAGAAGCACGGAAGACACTGAAGACGTTTCTGATGTCAGCGGCAGGTCGGACAGGGGCGATGCTTCCGACGTTAAAGGTACATTGGATACGGGGGATGCTTCCGAGGTTAACGGTACATTGGACATGAGCGACGCTTCTGATCTTTCAGGGGAAGTGGACGCGGGCGATATTTCTGATATCAGAGATGCGTGGAGGTTTTCATCGGAGGGCTTCCTCTGGTTGTATTTGTCCGCGTGTTCAGTGCTGGATACCTCAGAACCAAACGTCGTCTCCAGAGAGGCTGGAGTGCATGATTCTTCTGAAGTCGACTGGGTTTCCCCTCCGGGGGATGGCGTGCTGGTACCGGCCCCCTCCGGGCTCTCAGAGGAGAAGGAGGTTTCAGAGATGCAAGCGTTTTCAGAAAGCTGTTCCTCAGGATCGCTCTGTAGCTCCATGTCCACAGCGACCCCGGCCTTCGGAAACTGGCCGTCTAAAGGAGATGCCCCTGTTTTCGTTTTTGGAGTATGGGTCTCTGCGTCAGTTTCTGGCTCCTCATGTTCTGGGTCGTTGAGGTGAGTCACAGGAGAAGTGGAAGGAATGAGAGAGTCACAGACTTCTAGCTGCTCAACAACCACGGACATTTCTTCCTGGGGAGACTCGGATTTCTCTTCCACCTTCAGCTCAACGTGAGGCTCGGTCTCTACAACATCGTTCATTATAACACAAGATTCCAAGTTTTCTTCGGGAATTGCTATCTGGGGCTCTTCATGAGCACTGCCTGGAATTTCAGACTCCTCCAAAAATTCGGGTATTGCCTTAAGATTTTCATCCTGGCACTCACAGATACTTGTCTCTACCTCTTCTGCAATTTCCTCCTGAATCACAGATTCTTCAGGGATCAAGATATCCTCTGATTCCGACTCTGCCATTACCTCCTTTCCTACATCTACCATAGGGCAGAGCCCAGAACAGAACTCAGGCTCTGCAGAAGTTGGACTTTTCATGATTTTTGGCTTTTGTTCTTCCGAGGGAGCCTGTGAAGAAAGACCTGGAAGACTCGAGCTCCCACATGAAGAACTACTTTCAGCTCCATCACTGTTTGGTCCAGCCGTGAGCTTTGTAGATTCCTCTCTTGACATGCCCAACCTGCACAGAAATTAGGAACATTGTTGTTCACAAAATGCAAAAGGTACAGTTCGATCTCTCACAAATGtagtatttaataaaagcaaATGCATCAAATTAACTTTATAATCACTAAGTAATATGCTCAATTTATATAAATTAGTTCATAATGACTTGGTTTATCTACTTTATAATCATAACTATTTCTGGTTAAGAAAGATATAGATTTTTATTCTGTAAGCAAAGAGATATGAACCCTACCAACTGTTTgtaaaaggaataagaaaattacagactacaaaagaatagaaaatatggtcagaaaagcaaaaaatgtATAAGATCTAAGATTTTTTAAGTCATAAAGTAGAAATCTGTCACTATAGTAGAAAAATAACAGCCTTCAAAGGATGCACCATAACCAAATAATTAAGATCCATAGAAGATGGGTATGTTGTAAAATCTTGACACTGAAATGACTTCCAAAGATTAAGTTCTCTTAAACCAATTAAAGAGTTGTTGTTCAATCACCTTATTTTAGAATCTAAGCATCTAACCTAAGACAACATGGAAATTTCACTAAAGAATAACAAACATATTTGGGATCATCAGAGTGGATTCTGCTAGGTTACATTTGTGTGAGGCAAGACGAATTCTTTCGTGTAGATCTCTTACTGTAAAAATATTCCAtaaaaaaagattagaaataatCCAGCCTAATGTTCAGATCATAAGGCAAAGTTAATCAGGATTACAATCAAAGATACTGCGAATCACTGTTTCCTGTCATACGGAGCTACCAGATCAGCATCAGGGGCAAGGGAACACGATGATCTAAGTGCATTACATTAGAGCACTAGGGGCAATTGCAGAGATAAGTGGGAGAGAGAACATCTCCAGAGCAAGAAACACGGCTGAAATACAGCTCTAATAATATCCATGCGGGAAAATACCTCCGAGAAATCTTCAACCTTTTACTTAAATTACATCCtcaaaatgaaagggaaaaagCTGAATACACTTTGTGGGTGTTTGATCATTGACTTCTTTACTAAAACAttctgaaaagaagaaagaagatgcTGCTTTCATAATTAGTCTCTTTTCTTTCAACTTTCCCTAAGATGGGTTCAAACTAAGCTATCATTTATAACTATACTATACTGAGAGGAACAGAATAGCTACATTACAGACAAATTTTAAAGCAGAATTATCAGCTAGAAATAAGGTCTTTGGGGGCTAGGTCAAGCAGGGATACCAGGCTAGATACTAAATTAAGTGTAGAGCATACAGAAGCTATCCACTAGCAGCCAAATTTGCTAGTTGGTTACTGACaatgttattaaatatgtttaacacacacacacacacacacacacacacacacacacacacacacacacatatatactagaggtccagtgcatgaaatttgtgcatgggggcagtgtccctcagcccagcctgcacccttccaatctgggaccccttgggggaatgtccaactgctggtttaaactggcagtccaacatccctctcacaatccgggactgctggctcccaactgctcgcctgcctgcctgcctacctgcctgattgcccctaactgcttctgcctgccagcctgatcaccccctaaccattcctctgccagcctgattgatgcctaactgcttccctgccagacagatcactcccaactgccctcccctgccagcctggttgcccccaactgccttccctcccctgccagcccggttgcccccaactgtcctcccctgcaggcctagtcacccctaactgccatcccctgcaggcctggtcgcccccaactgccctcccctgctggcctggtcacccctaactgccttcccctgctggcctgatggctcacaactgccctcccctgccagccatcttgtgctgGCCACCTTTTGACCACTTGaaggtggccatctttgaccacctgggggcagccatcttttgtgagggcatggcagttaattagcatatcccctccttattggctgtgggcaccaccatctttgcgatggagtgagggtcaattagcatattccctctttattagataggatgtatgtatatgatatatagggtgtcccaaaaatgtatacacacttggaataattatgaattccaatgggttaaatctggaaggaaaaaaaaaatcaactgagcTATCAGAAAAAGTGTATACACTTACAAATCATATAGAAATCATATAGGTCATATAGAAATCGTATAAATCATATAGAAAACAGCACTGTGTGAAATATGCCcatatcaacattttattttcatgggaAAATAGATTTAAGATGGCATAAGGCATAGAAAGAAGAGGCTTAGAGCACACCACATAACCACACAAAGGAAACCCTGCCCTCAGAAATCTAAACTGCAAATCAGACCAACTCTCACAATTCTGAGTTAGCATACATGTGGGTGATTCCCAAGTAACTAAAATATACCAGAGTACTATGTCACCAGCAGAGTGAGCCAATAAGGACCATCATAAAGACctcaaacaaagagaaaaaaacgaAATCAGACAGATTTAACTAGAAGTGAAATTGGATAGCAACATTGTGGGGAAAACTCGGAGCAATGAAAAGGCACATGGTGTCAGTCAAGGGACAGGGTGTGATACTCGGGAAAAATCCCTCACATATTGGGAAAACGTGGGCAATCTAAAAGTCACAAAACTAGAAGGGCAGTcagtgaaatgtccagaatatatCTGTCATCCGATATGAAATCAAAGACAGGAAAAAGCAAGCAAGAAGTCCAGTACCTTTAAGAGACAGAAACTCTGTGGAAAACTATAGCAAGAAAGCGGTTAAGTGAAAAAGAACTGTTTGTATTTGGAGCTCAGGAGTGGAGATGGGAGCCTTCCTTACAGTATTGTAGCTGTCACCCTCTGGGGCAGGGACCTTTAGCCTGATCAACCTATGGGAGCCTGTGAAACCCCCAATGCCATGTAGAAAAATGTATGTGGctcagctggtgtagctcagtgcttcagcatcaacccatgaaccaggaggtcacggttcgattcccggtcagggcacatgccccggttgtgggctccatccccaatggggggcttacaggaggcagctgatccatgattctctctcatccttggtgtttctacctctctctccctctcccttcctctctgaaatcaataaaagtatattttaaaaaaatgtatatgtatgaaTTTTTCTGAGAAGAACTTGTAGCATTAAGACCCTGAGCAAACGACTTTGCCATGCCTTATAAATCAGGTAAAATTAAGTTTCACTGTCCCTCCATTTTGGACAccgtttttaaaatataaggataATAATGATATCCACCTTATAGGATTTGTTGGGAGAATTACGTGAAGTAACATTAGCAAAACTCTTAGAAACATGTCATGGCCAGAGTATGCGCAATGATTATTTGTTGGAGGAAGGAAAGCTACATGGACTCTGGAATGTAGGCCTTcggagggcagagccaggaaaCTCCCAGATGACTGTACCTCTGGCATCTCGGACGGTGTCTGACACTGAGGAGATGTTGGATAAATGTTGGGTTCATGAAAGAGT is a window of Myotis daubentonii chromosome 8, mMyoDau2.1, whole genome shotgun sequence DNA encoding:
- the ASXL3 gene encoding putative Polycomb group protein ASXL3, whose translation is MLHTNTRIGDGTFFKIPGKSGLYALKKEESSCPAEGTLDLGCESEVDGTEMAEASGRGEGHGVCAKQVPDEASCTRDPSLPNTAAPSKLVSSFQQHTKKALKQALRQQQKRRNGVSVMVNKTVPRVVLTPLKVSDEQSDSPSGSESKNGEADSSDKEMKHGQKSPTGKQTSQHLKRLKKSGLGHLKWTKAEDIDIETPGSILVNTNLRALINKHTFASLPQHFQQYLLLLLPEVDRQMGSDGVLRLSTSALNNEFFAYAAQGWKQRLAEGEFTPEMQLRIRQEIEKEKKTEPWKEKFFERFYGEKLGMSREESTKLTAGPNSDGAESSSSCGSSSLPGLSSQAPSEEQKPKIMKSPTSAEPEFCSGLCPMVDVGKEVMAESESEDILIPEESVIQEEIAEEVETSICECQDENLKAIPEFLEESEIPGSAHEEPQIAIPEENLESCVIMNDVVETEPHVELKVEEKSESPQEEMSVVVEQLEVCDSLIPSTSPVTHLNDPEHEEPETDAETHTPKTKTGASPLDGQFPKAGVAVDMELQSDPEEQLSENACISETSFSSESPEGAGTSTPSPGGETQSTSEESCTPASLETTFGSEVSSTEHADKYNQRKPSDENLHASLISEISPASTSPERSEASLMSNVPLTSEASPVSNVPLTSEASPLSDLPLTSETSSVSSVLLTAETTFASSVPLPPETSPASSSSLNERATHQPRKSPSGSEEPLSPQKDEGPAPAQPLGEGLLSQQKTRSSTPEPILPGPSPMAPEAFPSTELPGQPPAQQPCQSHGDTEKPYPAPIPELPSAEITKGKNPHVLPRTEKKGASSPLEPPVFSEETESKGTELPAAQSQDQQSVSLGEKASFPEGSRSKTHKQGSSQNRLETPYPSKLSEPSKSPDGGRNESRESEIAKRKTAEQHSFGICKEKRARIEDEPPTRNAASGSPAEKEQQPPREEPRVPPLKIQLSKIGPPFIIKSQPVSKPEPRASPSTSVGGGRNTGARTLADIKARAQQARAQREAAAAAAVAAAASIVSGAMGGPGEGGKARTLAHIKEQTKAKLFAKHQARAHLFQSAKEPRLPPLGCKEGPSSLEVPPAPEAKPEGSTGVIMANPNCRSPSSKPPPLREATPALQPPLPPTKPPDAATDAAVHGPEERVPGSRVSEKPVSSTSSEKSDVPMLFSAGAVPVSACSAAVSGAMKEHPFVSPVDQPSVLVSVDSANTTISACSLSVLTTIQGADAPCIAVVPKCAESTPLPAAPKGASTVGSVDDTQALTSSGGAGGVVSGQFASVPTLSIAKNLPNHLATTSVLVASPGMSTRFPPEKRAVPGGDEQAVPTGTPGRAALGCRDAGAVTDPLVARPSIAVFTGGMLTISSYDCAPKFSAESVDKTSGPRNRAENCGKAQHPAAFATAAINRSIPCKVIVDHSATLASAVSLAVAVASAEAGADTQGRSGRTEVALQPVACPQVSVISRPEPAATESIDPGPSVIAGAAAKPDSKPMQAPCSGLREAPLVLPEKRHEPTAPGNSFAEQARGPATFKSEADTTSGGPYTAGGRLSWKEEAVRSTGPPGSHSGPSRQKERPELGCAKAVKAERAGYSHVAELHPRSLLPGVPLPPKPEPQAVDRADRGFRADTGDLPGPERPPPATEAAPGVQQTQNRKAPTSGPGDEAVSLAADTLKRAPNAGSSSCRLSSVEANNPLVTQLLQGNLPLEKVLPQPRLGAKLEINRLPAPLQPTSAGKAAAERSVLEMPSSSPNPDGKGYLAGTLAPLHMRKRENHPKKRAARTAGEHAHVKCEPGRLLVEPEVKALPCVLGPGLAPLGPGQPFPQEWLGKQAPPARAAPGPDVKQQKRLLPACSFQQSLFHADKNGGFHPHPEAGASHRQQFYQMPVVARGPVPPAALLPASAKAPAGCSAFAFHRHLEQKGLGEAGLAPAPHQLRLANMLSPSVPIKEGDDVGGPAHAMPSKALVLPPPPPPPLALPPPPPPPPPLPPPVAHAEAPAEQKQPPVAAETAKRLGWPPAAGLCSNIKSEPVSFEEGLGSSCELGLKQVPYDQNEMKEQLKAFALKNADFSPYLLSEPQKPFPPLAAQKMPAPPPPLCGNYPAIHFGGTSFKRAASAIEKSIGMLGSGPGAAAAGLPGQGAPMPAQNFADSSSAEELELKCSCRLKAMIVCKGCGAFCHDDCIGPSKLCVACLVVR